In the genome of Ferrovibrio terrae, the window GCGCCAGCGCGGGCTTGAGATAATCGATGCGCAGGTCCAGCGTGGCGATGGCCTGCAACTTCTGCTGCGCTGCGAACAAGGCGGCAAACACCGCCATGCCGGCGACACTGTCGATCAGCGAGGTGACGGCGCCGCCATGCAGGATGCCGCTGACCGGATCGCCGACCAGATCGGCATTATAGGGCAGCGACAGGGTCACATGGCTCGACCGGACCTCGATCACGCGCACGCCGAGCGCCGCGCAATGCGGAATGCCCTGCAGCACCATCGCCTCGACCACCTTGGGGTCGATGCTGTCGGGGCTGATCTGCGGCACTTCGCTCAACGCATTATCCGATCAGGTTGTGGTAACGGCGATACCAGTCGACAAAGCGCGGAATGCCGACATCGATCGGCGTGGTCGGCGCAAAGCCGGTATCGCGCTGAATGGCAG includes:
- a CDS encoding PaaI family thioesterase, producing the protein MPQISPDSIDPKVVEAMVLQGIPHCAALGVRVIEVRSSHVTLSLPYNADLVGDPVSGILHGGAVTSLIDSVAGMAVFAALFAAQQKLQAIATLDLRIDYLKPALAQKELYATAECYKLTRSIAFARGRAYHPETPDDLVANCVGTFMIGSSDKPPLPKDAKVPGVKP